GGTGGCTTCAAATTGCTTGCTCGCCTGGCTCATGGCGGGTGGGTGGGACTTGGATTTGAACGTCATTACTACCATACGACTTTTCAATTGGGATTGCAATACGCATGGTTCGGTAGGCAGAAGCTGCCAAAACAATGGAAACCACCGAACTGAGGGGCATGAGAATGGCTGCCAGCAGAGGGCTCATATGGGCGGAGGCCGAAAGCGCGACCACCACAAGGTTGTAAAGAAGCGCGAAAGCGAAGGCGCGCCGGACTCCGGAAGCCCGGGCGTCCGCTGCTGCGAAGGCTTCGCTCAGATAAGAGAGGCCGGCCCCGAGGGCGTAGAAATCAGCCTTTGATTCCAGCAAGCTCCGATCGACCACCGGCGTTCCGGTCACGAAGGCAGCATCGAAAGCCAGAGAGTCATTCGCCCCATCTCCGACGTAGAGCGTGTCCTGCTTGTCCAAGCCGCGGACACGTGCAGCCTTTTCCTCGGGAGAGAGGCCGCCGATTGCTTGCGACGAAGGCAGGCCGAGGGCGTTCGCAAGCTTCGCCACCTTCTCGGGGGCATCCCCGGAAAGGATGTGGATCGAAAGCCCGCGCCTTTCCAGAGCACGAATCACCGCGGACGCGGCAGGACGGAGTGAATCGAGAAATTGGAAACAAGCTACCAGTTCGTTTCCGCGGGTCAGGATGGTGCCATTCTCGCCCTTGCCGAGGAACCAAGCTTCCCCTTCCGACATGCAGTGGACCCCGGTGCCCGGATTCTCCTCGACCGGGGACTCACCGTAGACCTCGAGGAGCTGTTGCCCGCGGCTGCCGAGGGATTCCAACAGGGTGCGGCAGACCGGATGCAGCGAGCCGCGTGTGAGGCGCGCCAGCGCAAGGGAGGCATGGCGATCCAGCCCATCCACGGTCTGTTGATTGACGAGCAAGGGCCGCTCCAAGGTCAGGGTGCCGGTCTTGTCAAAGATCACGTGCTTCACGCGGCGCAGACGTGGCCAGAGGCTGGCGCGCCGGGCAAAGGCCCCTGCCCTGGCAAGGCGCGAGGCAGCCCACTCATCCGCGAGGGGCACCGCCACCCCCAGAGCACAGGGGCAAGACACGACGAATACCGAGATCATGGCCTGCAGGCTGCCCGGCCATTGGCCGGCGGCGGACCATGCAGCAAACACCACGACGCCGATAATGAGGACGGCGATGAGATAAATCTTGAGAAGGCGCTGGAAGACCGGCGAACCACGGTCGCCCGAGGTATCCGCGACAAGTTTCGAGATCAAGGAATCCGCCCAAGTTTCATCCGCCGTGACAGTGACGGATTGGCGACCCAAAAGGATCGCTCCGGCCGGGAGACGCATGCCGGGGAACATGGTGACCGGATCGGCCTCGCCATGGATCCACTCCAGCGAGACATCGGCAACGCCCTCGGCGAGACAAGCAGAGACCGGCAAGGCCTTGCCCGGTTCAAAGAAGAAACTCATCCCGGGCTGGAGCTCGGTGAGAGCGACCGCGCGGCCGCCGGAATTCACGGACTCCGGAAGCGGCGAACGACGCACCAGACGAAGGCGGTTCTTCTCCACTGCGGCCGTCTGGACGTAGCGCCCCAGCAGCATGAGGAAAACGAAGGTCGCGACGAAATCGAAATACATCAGCCGCTCTTCACCCGTGATCCATCCGGCGATCGAACCAAGATAGGCTGCGATGAGACCAAGGGCGATTGGCAGATCAATGTGCAGCGACCCCGCACGGGCAGCGCGCCAGGCGCGGGTAATGAAGTAGGAGCCGCCCGCAAGCATGCCTAGCGAGGCAGAGGCGAAGGCAATCAGGCGGAAGAGCCCGGCGAATTCGAAATCGGCAGGCATGCCGAGATAACCCGGCAGCGAGAAGCCCATCGCATTCAGGGCGAAGGCACCACAGAGTCCCATGCGACCGGCAAGCGCGCGCCGTTCGGTGGCAGCCTTGGTTCCGGCCGGGGCGACGACGTAGCCGAAAGAAGCGAGTTCGCGGGCGAAAGCGGGAAGATCGCAGGTCCCGGCCTGCCATTCCAGATGGAGGCGGCCGCTGCCCGGGTTCGCGGCGGCGCGGATGGCTCCGGGATGACGATCAAAGAGCCGTTCGATCAACCAGACGCAGCCTACGCAGGAAATGCCTTCCACCGCGCAATCGAGGCTGTCCTTTCCAGTCGAAGCGCGTTCCAGCCAGGAGAAATCGTGATCCTCGAAAGGCCGGCTGCGGACGGGAGCAGTGGCGAGGTCCGCCTTCAGATCATAGAAGCGAACAAGACCTTGATCGTGAATGAGGGAGGCCACATACTCGCAGCCCCGGCAACAGTAGCGCTCAGCCTCCTCCCGGGGCGAGAACTCCGTGCCGCAATGCTCGCAGAGGCTCATCGGGGAAAGACTGTGCATATTTTATCATCGCGGCTCCGCATAGATTGCCGCAAGCGGCGCGTTTCCGCTCAGAAGATGCGAAAGTGAAGATCCCGGAGGCCGGATTGGGTGTTTGGGGGAGATGGGAGTCCGGGACCTTTGGAATTCACCGCCTGTTCCGCCTGTTATAACTGGAAAAATAACAGGCGCGGGAGGGGAACATCGAACGTTGAACGCCCAACATTGAAGGCTGAACGGCCGGAGGAGTGAAATGGATCGAGTTGCATGAGGAAGCAGTTCAACGGCGAGTTTCGCATGGGGAGAGAGTGGGCTTCTACTGCCAAGGTCGATCGAAACGGTGACGAACTGCTCGCCCGCAGTCCCGGACACGCTATCTTCCTTCTTTGCTCTCCGTCGGGTGCGCGACAAAGGGGGAATTCTGTTAGAGCGCGCGCGGACGTGAGGGCGGGAATGCCCAAGGAAATTCTCGTGCATCCCCGGCGTGCCGCGCTGAGTGCTTAGCCCGAAGGACCATTCCGCCGCACAGAGGACCGCGCGGACCACTCTAGTGGCAGCAGGCCGGGAGAGGCTTTTCGGCGACGCTTTCCTCGCCGCGGAGCGGGATGGTATCGTGAAGACGCCAGGCGAGGACCAGAGCGGCGGTAAGGGCGAGGCCGCGCTGGACGCGGAGGAAAGTCGCGGGCGACAAGCGACGGCGGAGTCGGTGGAATTGATGCTGTGCGACCCAGAGCAAGGGGACGGTGCCGACACCGAAGGCCAGAGCGACTTCCATGCCACGCGCGGCGGATCCGGAGGCCAAGAGCGCAAGGAAGACGGCGTAAAGCGGACCGCAGGGGAGAAAGGGAGTGAAAAGCCCGGTAAGTCCCGCTCCTGCGACAACGGGCAGGCGCTGGGTCTTGAAACGGACCCGGATCATCAGACGGGTGAGAAAGGCAGGCCGCGGGACCTTCTTCTCAAGGCCGGTGGCGAGCACCAGCAGGACAAGCACGAGCACCCAAGGGAGCAGGACGGCGGGAGAATGGAAAAACCAGCCGAGCGGTTCCTTGCCAATGGCTCCGCAAATCCCGCCGATCGTGGTGTAAGCGGTGAGACGTCCGGCGTGATAGGTCGCCGCTGCCGCCATCCGCTCACCTTCGTTCTTGGCAAAGGTCCCTACCCCGCAGGCCAGCGGTCCGCACATGCCCGCGCAATGCAGGCTGGTGGCGAGTCCCGCAGCAAAGGCTCCGGCGAGGGTGAGATCCATGAATGGAAAGGTTTACTTGGCCGTGGTCTCTACGACCTGAGGCGAATGCTTGATGGCGACGGTGATGAGCGCTCCCCATGCCGCCATCAGCAGGCCAAAGGCGAAGACGACGAAGAGCCAGGGGTGGCGGACGAAAAATCCGGGACGTTCTTCTACGGGGTTCATGGTAGTTTAGGGACTGGTTGCAGAGGGTTCGGGGCCGAGGAAGCGCATGTCATGCTTGAGGACGACACCGCCGGGCTCGGCACGGACTTCGATCGAAAGGTTTTCCGGGCCGCGATAAGCCCCGACAGGAGCCACTACGATGGCCGGGCGCGTGATCTCTCCGAGTGGGGGCACTTCGATGGCGGTGCCTGCCCCGCTGAGGGTGAAGCCTTCCGGCGCGCCGGAGAGTTGAAGGGTGAAGCGGGCAGGCTGGTTCCGCTTGTTGTGGAAACGGACTTGAAAGTGATTCCGCACCGAAGCCGTATCCGTATAGAAGGGCTGGCCACGCATGCGGCTGAAGTCCGCCGTGAAAGGCTTCGCGTTCTTCCAGCCGGCAATGACGAACGCGATCAAGCCGAGCAGGCCGAGGGCCGTGTAGGCAGCCACGCGCGGGCGGAAGATGCGGCGCTTTTTCCCGGTGAGCCCGTTGAGCGAGTCGTAGCGCACAAGCCCCTTCGGCTTGTGGATCTTCGTCATGATGTCATCGCAGGCATCAATGCAGGCGGCACACCCGATGCACTCGAGTTGCAGGCCATTCCGGATATCGATCCCGGTGGGGCAGACATTCACGCAGCGCCGGCAGTCGATGCAATCACCGGCCACCTTGCCGGGAGCACCGCGGGGTTCGCCGCGCTTTTCATCGTAGCCGATGATCACCGTATTGTCGTCCGTCAGCGCACTCTGCAGGCGACCATAGGGACACATGATGATGCAGAACTGCTCGCGGAACCAACCGAAGCAAAACCAAAGGCTCAGGGTGAGAAAGACCACGACCGCGAAGTCAGTGACATGCGAGAGCGGCCCCTCCTGCATGTGCTCATAGAGGCGGGGAATCGAGATGAAATAGGATAGGAAAACGTGGGCGATGAGCGAGGAGCAGAGCAGGTAGAGCGAATGCTTCCCCACCCGCCGCACCAGCTTCCCCGCGGTCCAAGGAGCGCTATCGAGGCGACGCCGGGCTACGGCATCCCCCTCCGTGAAGCGTTCGATGCGGCGGAAGACGTGATCGAGAAAGACAGTGTAGGGACAGGCCCAGCCGCACCAGAGGCGGCCCAGCAGTGAGGTCACAAAGAAGAGAGTGAACCCAAGGCCGGTGATCCCGAAAAACATCACCCAAAGGTCCTGGGGCACGAGAGTGAGACCGAAGACGTGGAAGCGGCGCTGCTCCACATCGAAGAAGAGCGCGGGGTTCCCATTGATCGGAATCCAGGGAAGAGCGGCGTAGATCGCGATGAGGATGGCGCCGAAGATGCGCCGCGCCGTGGTCCAGCGGCCACTGACGTCCGCCGTCTGGAGGAAGTAGTGCGAGCCGTCCCGATTGATGGTCGTGACGGAGTCGAGGTTCGGCCGTTTTGGCACCTGAGCGGACATGCAGTGCCGGGAGATTCGCCGATGCGAGGGAAAATGGCTCCGCATCGGTTGCCGGGGACTGAGCGGATTTGGCTGTCAAACGGCCCGGGGAAAGAAGGCCACAGGTTTTTCCCGAGGGGCCCTCCCCCGGCCGGAGGCCTCCGCCGCTCCGTCACAGGAGGGGCCCGGCGGACGTCCTACCTCAGCTCGGAACAGCTGACGGTTGTTTGTTGCGGGCCGTCAGGCGGCGGAGGCAGTGCTTCCACTCGCGTGGAGAGCATTCCTCGTGGTCGCAGTCGAACTCACACACGGCGATTTCCTCCGGAACGGTCTGGACAAGATTTTCCTTAAGCCTTTCGAGCAAGGGAACACGGTAGTCCCGGACGAGGGTGGGTTCGGTTTCCATGGGAGGGAGAAGAGAAAGGAGAAAGACAAGGCTAGCTGCCGAAGTCTTGGGGGTTCTTCGAAATGAGGAAGGCCGTCACTTCGGCAACCTGCTTCGGG
This portion of the Luteolibacter luteus genome encodes:
- a CDS encoding sulfite exporter TauE/SafE family protein; this translates as MDLTLAGAFAAGLATSLHCAGMCGPLACGVGTFAKNEGERMAAAATYHAGRLTAYTTIGGICGAIGKEPLGWFFHSPAVLLPWVLVLVLLVLATGLEKKVPRPAFLTRLMIRVRFKTQRLPVVAGAGLTGLFTPFLPCGPLYAVFLALLASGSAARGMEVALAFGVGTVPLLWVAQHQFHRLRRRLSPATFLRVQRGLALTAALVLAWRLHDTIPLRGEESVAEKPLPACCH
- the ccoG gene encoding cytochrome c oxidase accessory protein CcoG — encoded protein: MSAQVPKRPNLDSVTTINRDGSHYFLQTADVSGRWTTARRIFGAILIAIYAALPWIPINGNPALFFDVEQRRFHVFGLTLVPQDLWVMFFGITGLGFTLFFVTSLLGRLWCGWACPYTVFLDHVFRRIERFTEGDAVARRRLDSAPWTAGKLVRRVGKHSLYLLCSSLIAHVFLSYFISIPRLYEHMQEGPLSHVTDFAVVVFLTLSLWFCFGWFREQFCIIMCPYGRLQSALTDDNTVIIGYDEKRGEPRGAPGKVAGDCIDCRRCVNVCPTGIDIRNGLQLECIGCAACIDACDDIMTKIHKPKGLVRYDSLNGLTGKKRRIFRPRVAAYTALGLLGLIAFVIAGWKNAKPFTADFSRMRGQPFYTDTASVRNHFQVRFHNKRNQPARFTLQLSGAPEGFTLSGAGTAIEVPPLGEITRPAIVVAPVGAYRGPENLSIEVRAEPGGVVLKHDMRFLGPEPSATSP
- a CDS encoding heavy metal translocating P-type ATPase, which produces MSLCEHCGTEFSPREEAERYCCRGCEYVASLIHDQGLVRFYDLKADLATAPVRSRPFEDHDFSWLERASTGKDSLDCAVEGISCVGCVWLIERLFDRHPGAIRAAANPGSGRLHLEWQAGTCDLPAFARELASFGYVVAPAGTKAATERRALAGRMGLCGAFALNAMGFSLPGYLGMPADFEFAGLFRLIAFASASLGMLAGGSYFITRAWRAARAGSLHIDLPIALGLIAAYLGSIAGWITGEERLMYFDFVATFVFLMLLGRYVQTAAVEKNRLRLVRRSPLPESVNSGGRAVALTELQPGMSFFFEPGKALPVSACLAEGVADVSLEWIHGEADPVTMFPGMRLPAGAILLGRQSVTVTADETWADSLISKLVADTSGDRGSPVFQRLLKIYLIAVLIIGVVVFAAWSAAGQWPGSLQAMISVFVVSCPCALGVAVPLADEWAASRLARAGAFARRASLWPRLRRVKHVIFDKTGTLTLERPLLVNQQTVDGLDRHASLALARLTRGSLHPVCRTLLESLGSRGQQLLEVYGESPVEENPGTGVHCMSEGEAWFLGKGENGTILTRGNELVACFQFLDSLRPAASAVIRALERRGLSIHILSGDAPEKVAKLANALGLPSSQAIGGLSPEEKAARVRGLDKQDTLYVGDGANDSLAFDAAFVTGTPVVDRSLLESKADFYALGAGLSYLSEAFAAADARASGVRRAFAFALLYNLVVVALSASAHMSPLLAAILMPLSSVVSIVLAASAYRTMRIAIPIEKSYGSNDVQIQVPPTRHEPGEQAI